A region from the Mucilaginibacter sp. CSA2-8R genome encodes:
- a CDS encoding dihydroorotase — MATVLIKAATVVNENRRFVADVLVKDGFIERIDQSINTPADQVINAEGLHLLPGCIDDQVHFREPGLTHKAEIYTEARAAVAGGITSFMEMPNTVPNTLTQQLLEDKYAIAAQKSLANYSFYMGASNDNLEEVLRTDVANVCGIKVFMGSSTGNMLVDNPKTLENLFSQSPLLIAVHCEDEQTIKNNLAYYKAQLGDNITIDYHPKIRSTEACYLSSSMAVELAKQHNARLHILHISTAKETELFDNSIPLKDKRITAEACVHHLWFTEDDYATKGNLIKWNPAVKSAQDRDAILKAVLDGRIDIIATDHAPHTTEEKAQPYLQAPSGGPLVQHALPALLALHQQSKISLEQIAEKTAHNVATCFQIDKRGFIREGYWADLVLVNLNQPWTATTENTLYKCGWSPFEGTHFPASIIHTMVSGNVVYSEGNFNETNRGQRLTFNR, encoded by the coding sequence ATGGCGACTGTATTAATTAAAGCTGCTACGGTAGTAAATGAAAACCGCCGTTTTGTGGCCGATGTATTGGTAAAAGACGGTTTTATTGAGCGAATTGATCAATCCATTAACACCCCTGCCGACCAGGTAATTAATGCAGAAGGCCTGCACTTGCTGCCGGGTTGCATTGACGATCAGGTGCATTTTCGTGAGCCTGGCCTCACGCACAAAGCCGAAATTTATACCGAAGCGCGTGCTGCCGTAGCTGGGGGTATTACCTCCTTTATGGAGATGCCGAATACCGTGCCCAATACGCTTACGCAGCAATTGCTGGAAGATAAATACGCCATTGCCGCACAAAAGTCGTTAGCCAATTATTCGTTTTATATGGGTGCATCCAACGATAACCTGGAAGAGGTGTTGCGTACCGATGTGGCTAATGTTTGCGGCATTAAGGTTTTTATGGGCTCATCAACCGGTAACATGCTGGTAGATAACCCAAAAACGCTCGAAAACTTATTCTCGCAATCGCCACTGCTTATTGCTGTACATTGTGAGGATGAGCAAACCATAAAAAATAATTTAGCTTATTATAAGGCACAACTGGGCGACAATATTACGATTGATTATCATCCCAAAATAAGAAGTACAGAGGCTTGCTACTTATCTTCTTCGATGGCAGTTGAACTAGCCAAACAACACAACGCACGCTTACACATCCTGCATATATCTACAGCTAAAGAAACTGAGCTGTTTGATAACAGCATTCCGTTAAAAGATAAAAGGATTACTGCCGAAGCTTGCGTACACCACCTTTGGTTTACCGAAGATGATTACGCCACTAAGGGCAACTTAATTAAATGGAACCCTGCTGTTAAATCAGCGCAAGACCGTGATGCTATTTTGAAAGCAGTACTGGATGGCCGTATTGATATAATTGCGACCGATCATGCGCCGCACACCACCGAAGAAAAAGCGCAGCCTTACCTGCAGGCACCATCTGGCGGCCCGCTGGTGCAGCATGCGCTACCAGCCTTATTGGCTCTGCATCAGCAGAGTAAAATAAGCCTTGAACAAATTGCCGAAAAAACAGCCCATAACGTAGCTACCTGCTTTCAGATCGATAAACGCGGATTTATTCGCGAAGGCTACTGGGCCGACTTGGTATTAGTAAATTTAAACCAACCTTGGACGGCTACCACCGAGAACACTTTATATAAATGCGGATGGAGCCCTTTTGAAGGAACTCATTTTCCGGCGAGTATTATACATACAATGGTATCGGGTAACGTAGTTTATAGTGAAGGTAATTTTAACGAGACAAACCGCGGTCAGCGGCTTACATTTAACCGATAA
- a CDS encoding N(4)-(beta-N-acetylglucosaminyl)-L-asparaginase: MYNRRKFVKLSAAGASLSVLSNNLLANSLPKPSTAGGFPIVISTWNFGIAANQEAWKTLSAGGRALDAVEAGVKIPEADITNHTVGRSGYPDRDGHVTLDACIMDENGNCGAVAAMEYIAHPISVARLVMEKTPHVMLVGEGATQFAVEQGFKKEKLLQADSEKAWKEWLKKAEYKPVINIENSKGLPGNQYNHDTIGMLALDAKGNISGACTTSGMAFKMHGRVGDSPIIGAGLYVDNEVGGATSTGVGEEVIRNVGSFLVVELMRQGLSPEAACKEAVQRIIKKKPETAKQIQVGFLAINKKGEYGAYAIQKGFSYAVCDKNKQDLLIDGKSFY; the protein is encoded by the coding sequence ATGTATAATCGCCGCAAATTTGTGAAGCTATCGGCTGCCGGTGCTTCGTTATCTGTTTTATCTAACAACCTGCTGGCTAATTCATTGCCAAAGCCATCAACTGCCGGCGGCTTTCCGATCGTTATTTCGACCTGGAACTTTGGCATTGCTGCCAATCAGGAAGCCTGGAAAACATTATCAGCCGGCGGAAGGGCATTAGATGCAGTTGAAGCCGGCGTTAAAATACCCGAAGCTGATATTACCAATCACACGGTAGGCCGCTCGGGTTACCCCGACCGCGACGGGCACGTTACCTTGGATGCCTGTATTATGGACGAAAATGGCAACTGCGGTGCGGTAGCCGCTATGGAATATATTGCTCATCCTATATCGGTAGCACGGTTGGTGATGGAAAAAACCCCTCATGTGATGCTGGTTGGCGAAGGCGCTACCCAGTTTGCTGTGGAGCAGGGCTTTAAAAAAGAAAAACTATTGCAGGCCGACTCTGAAAAAGCCTGGAAAGAATGGCTTAAGAAAGCTGAATATAAGCCTGTAATTAATATAGAAAACAGCAAGGGCTTGCCAGGCAACCAGTATAACCATGATACTATTGGCATGCTGGCCCTTGATGCTAAAGGCAATATATCGGGTGCTTGTACCACCAGTGGCATGGCGTTTAAAATGCATGGCCGCGTTGGCGACAGCCCAATTATAGGTGCAGGGTTGTACGTAGATAACGAAGTAGGCGGAGCCACCTCAACCGGTGTTGGCGAAGAAGTGATTCGTAACGTGGGCAGCTTTTTGGTGGTTGAATTGATGCGCCAGGGCCTTTCGCCGGAAGCGGCCTGTAAAGAGGCCGTACAACGCATTATTAAAAAGAAACCCGAAACAGCCAAGCAAATCCAGGTAGGCTTTTTGGCTATTAATAAAAAAGGTGAGTACGGTGCTTATGCTATACAAAAGGGATTTTCGTACGCAGTTTGTGATAAAAACAAACAAGACCTGCTGATTGACGGCAAGAGTTTTTATTAA
- a CDS encoding copper homeostasis protein CutC yields the protein MKIQLEVCANSVQSAIAAQKGGASRIELCDNLPEGGTTPSYGLIKIARRELNIPIHVLLRPRAGDFLYTAHEFDTIKADIEVCSLLKCDAVVIGILNADGTVDKARCTELVKLAKKAGLKTTFHRAFDMSNDLFQALEDVIEMGFDCILTSGGKTTAMEGASKIVQLIQQAAGRIEIMPGSGVNENNVADLIHFTGVNIVHSSARLRKPSAMQYSNTAIMLNSLSPEDSIDETDEGRVRTIIARANEPYRA from the coding sequence ATGAAAATACAGCTCGAAGTTTGTGCAAATTCAGTACAGTCTGCTATTGCAGCGCAAAAAGGCGGTGCAAGCCGTATCGAACTTTGCGACAATTTACCCGAGGGCGGCACCACTCCCTCATATGGGCTGATCAAAATAGCACGCCGGGAGTTAAACATCCCAATCCATGTGTTGCTGCGCCCGCGTGCAGGTGATTTTTTGTACACAGCGCATGAGTTTGATACCATAAAAGCCGACATCGAAGTTTGCAGCTTGCTTAAATGTGATGCCGTAGTGATTGGAATATTAAATGCTGATGGCACGGTAGACAAAGCCCGCTGCACTGAACTGGTTAAGCTGGCCAAAAAAGCGGGGTTAAAAACCACTTTTCATAGGGCATTTGATATGAGCAATGACCTGTTTCAGGCGCTTGAAGATGTGATTGAAATGGGCTTCGACTGCATTTTAACGTCTGGCGGCAAAACAACAGCCATGGAAGGCGCCAGCAAAATTGTACAGCTCATACAGCAGGCAGCCGGCCGTATAGAAATTATGCCGGGCAGCGGAGTAAACGAAAACAACGTTGCAGATCTTATCCATTTTACCGGGGTAAACATCGTGCATTCATCAGCACGATTGCGCAAGCCAAGCGCCATGCAGTACTCTAACACCGCTATTATGCTTAACTCCCTATCACCCGAAGACTCAATTGATGAAACTGATGAGGGGCGTGTCAGAACTATCATTGCCCGCGCCAATGAGCCTTATCGGGCTTAA
- the hscA gene encoding Fe-S protein assembly chaperone HscA, with the protein MAKVSINLATGSLQKEEVIVGIDLGTTNSLVAFINPDKNPQVINDTGKGVLVPSVVHFDTTGGITVGNEAKNYLITDPQNTIFSVKRLLGRSYHDIEGYQDFFSYKVIDDNSESLVKVKVGGRFYTPIELSGLILKELKERAEHALKTPVNRAVITVPAYFNDSQRQATRDAGKLAGLDVLRIVNEPTAASLAYGIGLSPEESKTIAVYDLGGGTFDVSILQIQKGIFEVLSTNGDTFLGGDDFDRAILEYWIEKNQLNRTELAEHRELIQQLRLKAEEAKKAFAHQSLFNEKIGDIWCTIDRNTFHELILPKVEQTITACSNALKDAGLTTQDINEVIMVGGSTRTDLVKNKVAEFFGRPVHDEVNPDEVVALGAAIQADILAGNRKDILLLDVTPLSLGIETMGGLMDVIIPRNSKVPTKAGRQYTTSIDGQVNMKISVFQGERDLVKENRKLAEFDLKGIPAMPAGFPKVDINFLLNADGILKVQAIELRSGTKQEVEVTPAYGITDDQVEQMLMDSITNAKDDVNQRMIIEARTEGEQMVYTAERFVQKHGELLTIAEVAETHQYVQALKEVLTSNDKDLILKKVDELNNLTRPFAERVMDQAISTAMTGKKIDE; encoded by the coding sequence ATGGCTAAAGTTTCCATCAACCTGGCAACAGGTTCGCTGCAAAAAGAAGAAGTTATTGTAGGGATTGACTTAGGTACCACCAACTCATTGGTGGCATTCATCAACCCCGACAAAAACCCGCAGGTAATTAACGATACCGGTAAAGGCGTATTGGTGCCATCGGTAGTGCATTTTGATACCACTGGTGGTATCACCGTAGGAAACGAAGCCAAAAACTATCTGATTACCGACCCGCAAAACACTATTTTTTCGGTGAAGCGACTGCTGGGCCGCTCTTACCATGATATTGAGGGTTACCAAGATTTTTTCTCATACAAAGTAATTGACGACAATAGCGAAAGTTTGGTTAAAGTAAAGGTGGGTGGCCGTTTTTACACCCCCATCGAACTTTCTGGACTGATATTGAAAGAATTGAAGGAACGTGCCGAGCACGCGCTTAAAACCCCGGTAAACCGTGCTGTGATCACAGTTCCGGCGTATTTTAACGACTCGCAGCGTCAGGCCACACGTGATGCTGGCAAACTGGCCGGGCTGGATGTGTTACGCATTGTGAACGAACCTACCGCCGCCAGTTTGGCTTACGGTATAGGTTTGAGCCCGGAAGAAAGCAAGACCATTGCAGTGTACGATTTAGGCGGAGGCACTTTTGATGTATCTATTTTACAGATACAGAAAGGCATATTTGAGGTGTTGTCTACCAATGGCGATACGTTTTTAGGTGGTGATGATTTTGACCGCGCCATATTGGAATACTGGATAGAAAAAAACCAGTTAAACAGAACCGAGCTGGCCGAACACCGCGAGCTGATTCAGCAGTTAAGGCTTAAAGCCGAAGAGGCCAAAAAAGCCTTTGCCCATCAAAGCCTTTTTAATGAAAAGATTGGCGACATCTGGTGTACTATTGACCGTAATACCTTCCATGAACTGATTTTGCCTAAAGTTGAACAAACTATTACAGCTTGTAGCAATGCCTTAAAAGATGCAGGCTTAACCACGCAAGATATCAACGAGGTAATTATGGTTGGCGGATCTACCCGTACAGATTTAGTTAAAAACAAGGTAGCCGAGTTTTTTGGCCGACCAGTACATGATGAGGTGAACCCTGACGAGGTAGTAGCTTTAGGTGCCGCCATTCAGGCTGATATTTTAGCAGGTAACCGCAAAGATATTTTGTTATTAGATGTAACGCCCCTATCATTAGGCATCGAAACTATGGGCGGTTTAATGGATGTAATTATTCCGCGTAACTCTAAAGTGCCCACTAAAGCCGGACGGCAATACACTACCTCAATTGACGGGCAGGTAAATATGAAGATTTCGGTATTTCAGGGCGAACGCGATTTGGTGAAAGAGAACCGTAAACTGGCCGAGTTTGATTTAAAAGGTATACCAGCCATGCCTGCCGGTTTCCCTAAAGTGGATATTAACTTTTTGCTGAATGCCGATGGCATTTTAAAAGTGCAGGCTATAGAACTGCGCTCGGGCACTAAGCAGGAAGTGGAGGTTACACCGGCCTATGGCATTACCGACGACCAGGTTGAGCAGATGCTGATGGACAGCATTACCAATGCTAAAGACGACGTAAACCAACGCATGATTATTGAGGCCCGTACCGAGGGTGAACAGATGGTATATACTGCCGAGCGTTTTGTACAAAAGCACGGCGAGCTGCTAACGATTGCCGAAGTAGCGGAAACGCACCAATATGTACAGGCTCTGAAAGAAGTACTGACCAGCAACGATAAGGATTTGATCTTAAAAAAAGTGGACGAGCTAAATAACCTTACGCGTCCTTTTGCCGAACGGGTAATGGACCAAGCCATCAGCACGGCGATGACCGGTAAAAAAATTGACGAGTAA
- a CDS encoding tetratricopeptide repeat protein, producing MKPICNQLLTCLVLLITVVGTAHAQKVNDATLLDYYQGQRYLEAVNYLKSIYQEPVNDPNALRNLAYASQMASKLADAENYYQRLYNLDSTKMNVLTSLAGINLRRGNLDKAGKYYKKLIAADSTNYIVIKQLADISDRKSDTANYVKYMVMANKINPEDADVAGLLSNWYVNTKRTVLAEKVLNKAITADPENVVLMQSLIKLLHAQEKWGETIKTGVQLLQKGDGSFQTAIKLAQAYYRLKNYTCCLETLAGMEQIQQNETSYYYMALSYKALKKYNKAIENFEMAINDGISQAIPTYYGEMAGSYQETKRFKKAVQNYERGLTFNERPLLLYSLATLYDTELKNKAKAVKYYKKYLSTNPPALQQVYVDYTKSRITALGSQL from the coding sequence ATGAAACCAATCTGCAATCAACTGCTTACCTGCCTTGTTTTACTTATTACTGTTGTTGGTACCGCTCATGCGCAAAAAGTAAATGACGCTACCCTGCTCGACTACTATCAAGGCCAACGTTACCTGGAAGCGGTTAACTACTTAAAAAGCATTTACCAGGAACCTGTCAATGACCCAAATGCTCTTCGCAACCTGGCTTATGCGTCACAAATGGCCAGTAAATTGGCAGATGCAGAAAATTACTATCAGAGGCTTTATAATTTGGACAGCACTAAGATGAATGTATTAACCAGTTTAGCAGGCATTAATTTACGCAGGGGTAATTTAGATAAGGCCGGCAAATACTACAAAAAATTAATTGCTGCAGACTCCACAAATTATATTGTCATCAAACAACTGGCAGATATTAGCGACCGCAAGTCAGATACTGCGAATTACGTAAAGTATATGGTGATGGCCAACAAAATTAACCCCGAAGATGCAGATGTGGCAGGTTTACTTAGTAACTGGTATGTGAACACCAAGCGTACCGTACTTGCCGAAAAAGTACTGAATAAAGCCATAACGGCCGACCCCGAAAATGTGGTGCTGATGCAAAGCCTTATCAAATTATTACATGCTCAGGAAAAGTGGGGAGAAACTATTAAAACCGGCGTTCAACTGCTGCAAAAAGGTGATGGTTCTTTTCAAACTGCTATTAAATTAGCACAAGCGTATTATCGCCTTAAAAATTACACCTGCTGCCTGGAAACACTTGCCGGCATGGAGCAAATACAACAAAACGAAACCTCTTACTATTATATGGCTTTAAGCTATAAAGCGTTAAAAAAGTATAACAAAGCCATCGAAAACTTTGAAATGGCCATTAACGACGGCATATCACAGGCTATACCAACCTACTACGGCGAGATGGCGGGCAGCTACCAGGAGACGAAACGCTTTAAAAAAGCAGTACAGAATTACGAGCGCGGACTGACGTTTAACGAGCGCCCGTTGTTACTATACTCATTGGCTACATTATACGATACCGAACTTAAAAACAAGGCAAAAGCAGTAAAATACTACAAAAAATATTTAAGCACCAATCCTCCTGCCCTTCAGCAGGTATATGTGGATTATACCAAAAGCCGCATCACAGCATTGGGTAGCCAGCTTTAA
- a CDS encoding riboflavin synthase: MFTGIIETLGRVSDLRREGGNLHITVASAISSELKIDQSVAHNGVCLTVVALQDGVHTVTAIEETLNKTNIGQLNTGDLINLERCMQMNGRLDGHIVQGHVDQTAVCTAYTELDGSWEYTFEYDSARGNVTVEKGSVCINGISLTVVNSQANSFSVAIIPYTYEHTNLQQVRAGTVVNLEFDIIGKYVARLLQR; the protein is encoded by the coding sequence ATGTTTACCGGAATTATTGAAACTCTTGGCCGCGTTTCCGATTTAAGGCGCGAAGGCGGAAATCTGCATATCACTGTAGCCTCAGCTATATCATCTGAACTTAAAATTGACCAATCGGTTGCACACAACGGCGTTTGCCTTACCGTAGTAGCCTTGCAGGATGGCGTACACACAGTTACAGCAATTGAAGAAACGCTCAATAAAACCAATATAGGCCAGCTAAATACCGGCGACCTTATTAACCTGGAGCGCTGTATGCAAATGAACGGCCGTTTAGACGGGCACATTGTACAAGGCCACGTAGACCAAACCGCTGTTTGCACAGCTTACACAGAACTTGACGGCAGCTGGGAGTATACCTTTGAGTATGACTCGGCCCGGGGTAACGTTACTGTAGAAAAAGGATCTGTTTGCATTAACGGCATTAGTTTAACTGTAGTTAACTCGCAGGCAAACAGCTTTTCGGTTGCCATTATCCCTTACACTTATGAGCATACTAACTTGCAGCAGGTGCGTGCGGGTACGGTAGTAAACCTTGAGTTTGATATTATTGGTAAATACGTAGCCCGTTTGCTGCAACGTTAA
- a CDS encoding NUDIX domain-containing protein: MPRQSAGLLLYRYHQKELQFFLVHPGGPYFVNKNEGTWSIPKGEFTEDEKALSAAQREFEEETGQKVSGPYTPLQTIKQKGGKLVHAWAVEGNIDADAIVSNTFKMEYPYKSGKWITVPEVDAGRWFNTDEASMMINQAQKALIEELSNKLLYQG; the protein is encoded by the coding sequence ATGCCTCGTCAAAGTGCCGGATTATTATTATACCGATACCACCAAAAAGAACTGCAATTCTTTCTGGTTCATCCCGGAGGGCCTTATTTTGTTAATAAAAACGAAGGCACCTGGAGTATACCCAAAGGAGAATTTACGGAGGACGAAAAAGCCTTGTCTGCAGCTCAACGTGAGTTTGAGGAAGAAACCGGTCAAAAAGTTAGCGGCCCCTATACTCCCTTGCAAACTATTAAACAGAAAGGCGGCAAATTAGTACATGCCTGGGCGGTTGAAGGCAACATTGATGCTGATGCAATAGTAAGCAATACCTTTAAAATGGAGTATCCCTATAAATCGGGCAAATGGATCACCGTTCCGGAAGTGGATGCAGGGCGCTGGTTTAATACAGATGAAGCCTCAATGATGATTAACCAGGCACAAAAAGCACTGATAGAGGAACTTAGTAACAAGCTCCTCTATCAGGGTTAA
- a CDS encoding c-type cytochrome — protein sequence MLINKKFLATIGLMSAVVFVSTTSMKQSQADDEKKFKNLKVLPKNISDKQLDAVMDNWSHSLGVRCNFCHARNEETKKMDWALDTKPEKEMARHMYRMTSDINKKYFKAGKDSLGMVMQLGVNCNMCHQGKAHPEVKEPENPRRRGPGNGPQGQAPQGMQPAGQQPPATPPQQ from the coding sequence ATGCTGATTAACAAGAAATTTTTAGCCACCATCGGACTGATGTCTGCCGTGGTCTTTGTTTCAACTACCTCTATGAAACAAAGCCAGGCTGATGATGAAAAGAAGTTCAAAAATTTGAAGGTTCTTCCGAAAAATATATCTGATAAACAATTAGATGCCGTAATGGACAACTGGAGCCACTCTCTGGGGGTGCGCTGTAACTTTTGCCATGCACGCAATGAAGAAACTAAAAAAATGGATTGGGCTTTAGATACCAAGCCCGAAAAAGAGATGGCCCGTCATATGTACCGGATGACGTCAGATATCAACAAAAAATATTTTAAAGCCGGTAAAGATTCATTAGGTATGGTGATGCAGTTAGGTGTTAACTGTAACATGTGCCACCAGGGTAAAGCGCACCCCGAGGTAAAAGAACCCGAAAACCCGCGCAGACGCGGCCCGGGTAATGGTCCGCAGGGGCAAGCACCACAAGGTATGCAGCCTGCAGGCCAGCAGCCACCAGCAACACCGCCTCAGCAGTAA
- a CDS encoding SDR family oxidoreductase — translation MPFRTTVVTGATSGIGKETALALAKKDHALYLLVRNVDKGEQLKREIIAQTNNRSVFVIHCDLADLQSVQQAADELKGKLMAVNVLVNNAGGINASKQLSKDGNELTFAMNHLGHFLLTMSLMPLLQKGQARIINVSSEAHRMASPHLLNDVQFKQGYSSFKAYALAKLCNIYFAKSLAERYASSGITAYALHPGVVNTGFGSQLGGLGKVLMLLAKPFMITAREGAQTNIYLAGEAKLNPKLSGQYFKKGKPAKPTLAAQNTSARNRLWQISEQLTNNFLH, via the coding sequence ATGCCTTTCAGAACCACCGTTGTTACCGGAGCAACATCAGGAATAGGAAAAGAAACTGCTTTGGCTCTGGCCAAAAAAGACCATGCCTTGTATTTACTGGTGCGCAATGTGGATAAGGGCGAGCAGCTTAAGCGCGAGATAATTGCACAAACCAATAACCGAAGTGTATTTGTCATCCACTGCGACCTGGCCGATTTGCAATCCGTACAGCAAGCTGCCGACGAGTTAAAAGGTAAACTCATGGCTGTAAATGTGCTGGTTAATAACGCAGGTGGTATAAACGCAAGCAAACAGTTAAGTAAAGATGGCAATGAGCTCACTTTTGCCATGAACCACTTGGGCCATTTTTTATTAACCATGAGCCTGATGCCGTTATTGCAAAAAGGGCAGGCCCGTATTATAAATGTAAGCTCAGAGGCGCACCGTATGGCCAGCCCACATTTATTAAATGATGTGCAGTTTAAGCAAGGATACTCATCATTTAAGGCTTATGCATTAGCCAAATTGTGTAATATTTATTTTGCGAAGTCGCTTGCCGAGCGTTATGCATCGTCGGGTATTACGGCTTATGCATTGCATCCTGGTGTGGTTAATACCGGTTTCGGCAGCCAGTTAGGCGGTTTGGGTAAAGTGCTGATGTTGCTGGCCAAGCCTTTCATGATTACGGCACGCGAGGGTGCGCAAACCAACATTTACCTGGCCGGTGAGGCTAAGCTTAACCCTAAATTGAGCGGCCAGTATTTCAAAAAGGGTAAGCCAGCAAAACCTACGCTTGCTGCTCAAAATACTTCTGCCCGTAATAGGTTATGGCAAATAAGCGAGCAGCTAACTAACAACTTCTTACATTAA
- a CDS encoding BlaI/MecI/CopY family transcriptional regulator, whose protein sequence is MEKLSPQEEDAMQLIWRAGTAFIKDILDQMPEPKPPYTTLASTVKNLERKAFVKGQKMGNSYVYSALIREEEYKRRFMSGFVSNYFKSSYKEMVTFFARNQEISAEELQEIINLIEKPKK, encoded by the coding sequence ATGGAAAAACTATCACCTCAAGAAGAAGACGCTATGCAGCTGATATGGCGAGCAGGCACGGCATTCATCAAAGATATATTAGATCAGATGCCCGAGCCGAAACCACCGTATACCACGCTGGCATCTACCGTAAAAAACCTAGAACGTAAAGCTTTTGTAAAAGGCCAAAAGATGGGTAACAGCTATGTATATTCTGCCTTGATTAGAGAGGAAGAGTATAAAAGGCGATTTATGAGCGGCTTTGTAAGCAATTACTTTAAAAGTTCTTACAAAGAGATGGTTACCTTTTTTGCACGTAACCAGGAAATTAGCGCCGAAGAACTGCAGGAGATTATTAACCTGATTGAAAAACCTAAAAAATGA